Proteins from a genomic interval of Clostridium cochlearium:
- the hsp18 gene encoding heat shock protein Hsp18: protein MFDMIPFRRNNPMKRGAYFDDFFDNFFNNDFLVPIKFPKNDFRADLKETDDEYIIEADLPGISKDAVKVNYSNNNIIISAKREDIVEDKHENYIRRERSYGEFKRAFYVDNVDENNIRASFNDGVLKINLPKLEKDKKIGKQIEIE from the coding sequence ATGTTTGATATGATTCCATTTAGAAGAAATAATCCTATGAAAAGAGGTGCTTACTTCGACGACTTCTTTGATAATTTCTTTAATAATGATTTCTTAGTACCTATTAAATTTCCTAAAAATGATTTTCGAGCAGATTTAAAAGAAACTGATGATGAATATATAATTGAAGCAGATTTACCTGGAATCTCAAAGGATGCTGTTAAAGTAAATTATTCTAATAATAATATTATAATTTCAGCTAAAAGAGAAGATATAGTAGAAGATAAACATGAAAATTATATAAGACGCGAAAGAAGCTATGGAGAATTCAAAAGAGCTTTTTACGTAGATAATGTAGATGAAAATAATATAAGAGCTTCTTTTAATGATGGGGTATTAAAAATAAATCTACCTAAACTAGAAAAAGATAAAAAAATTGGAAAACAAATTGAAATTGAATAA
- a CDS encoding MBOAT family O-acyltransferase has translation MLFNSIHFLFFFPIVIILYYIIPHKFRWIWLLISSYYFYMSWNPKYAILIGTSTIVTYITGILIYKADKINNNKKAIKLKKFWVFTSFFINLGILFLFKYYNFFTATLTRVLSAVNISFNVSKFDFLLPVGISFYTFQALSYTVDVYRKDVKAERNLGKYALFVSFFPQLVAGPIERSKDLLHQFNEKHYFDYYRVKDGLLLMLWGFFQKILIADRLAILVNNVYNAPQNYRGLEIVIATIFFALQIYCDFASYSNIARGAAEVMGFELSINFKQPYFSKSIKEFWRRWHITLGAWFKDYLYIPLGGNRRSKLRNYFNTMIVFLISGLWHGAAINFIIWGGLHGIYIVVGDILKPLKEKIISTFKIKPNSKGLKLIKIIITFILVDFAWIFFRAGSFTLSKTIIRNMLYFNPGIFASGRIYELGLDEKDFKIAILGILIVLIVDILQVNNNVRNTLANRNIVFRWSMYFIAIIAILIFGIYGPGYNAQQFIYFQF, from the coding sequence TTAATTGGTACATCTACAATAGTTACATACATAACTGGTATATTAATATATAAGGCAGACAAAATAAATAATAATAAAAAAGCAATTAAACTTAAAAAGTTTTGGGTTTTTACTAGTTTTTTTATTAATTTAGGTATTTTATTTCTATTTAAATATTATAATTTTTTTACTGCAACACTTACAAGGGTACTTTCTGCAGTTAACATATCATTTAATGTATCTAAATTTGATTTCTTACTACCAGTTGGTATATCTTTTTATACTTTTCAAGCTCTTAGTTATACTGTAGATGTATATAGAAAAGATGTTAAAGCTGAGAGGAATTTAGGAAAATACGCTTTGTTTGTATCATTTTTCCCCCAATTGGTTGCAGGTCCAATAGAAAGATCAAAGGATTTACTGCATCAATTTAATGAAAAGCATTACTTTGATTATTATAGAGTAAAAGACGGGCTACTTCTAATGTTGTGGGGCTTTTTTCAAAAAATATTAATTGCTGATAGATTAGCCATATTGGTTAACAATGTATATAATGCTCCACAGAATTATAGAGGATTAGAAATAGTTATAGCAACTATATTTTTTGCACTTCAGATATATTGTGATTTTGCATCTTATTCTAATATAGCAAGAGGAGCTGCTGAGGTTATGGGATTTGAGCTATCTATAAATTTTAAACAGCCCTATTTTTCAAAATCTATAAAAGAATTTTGGAGAAGATGGCATATTACTCTTGGAGCCTGGTTTAAAGATTATTTATATATACCTTTAGGTGGAAATAGACGTAGTAAATTAAGAAATTACTTTAATACCATGATTGTATTTTTAATAAGTGGATTATGGCATGGAGCAGCTATAAATTTTATTATTTGGGGCGGATTACATGGAATATACATAGTAGTAGGAGACATTTTAAAGCCTTTAAAAGAAAAAATAATAAGTACTTTTAAAATTAAACCCAATTCAAAAGGTTTAAAACTAATAAAAATTATAATAACTTTTATACTGGTGGATTTTGCATGGATTTTCTTTAGAGCAGGGTCCTTTACTTTATCTAAAACAATAATTAGGAATATGTTGTATTTCAATCCAGGTATATTTGCATCCGGTAGAATTTATGAATTAGGCTTAGATGAAAAAGACTTTAAAATAGCAATTTTAGGAATATTAATAGTTTTAATAGTAGATATTTTACAAGTCAATAATAATGTACGTAATACATTAGCTAATAGGAATATAGTATTTAGATGGTCCATGTATTTTATTGCTATTATAGCAATTTTAATATTTGGCATATATGGTCCAGGATACAATGCTCAGCAATTTATATATTTTCAGTTCTAG